The Panicum virgatum strain AP13 chromosome 5K, P.virgatum_v5, whole genome shotgun sequence genome has a window encoding:
- the LOC120709781 gene encoding BTB/POZ and MATH domain-containing protein 1-like: protein MRPWDGIVSASSISTTAAATGCHVLKINGYSEAKMAMSNGSLATSSEFEAAGYTWYIRYYPNGMSSYGVDHISLYLRLADRHVGTTLVNARFRFSLIPPHGGDGPWWRRWRPRPRPYSESAAAEFGHAMHSSGPGFPRFIRRDALERSGYIQDDCFAIRCDIHVVSTT from the coding sequence ATGAGGCCATGGGATGGCATCGTCTCCGCCTCGTCCATCTCCacaacggcggcggccaccggctGCCACGTGCTCAAGATCAATGGCTACTCGGAGGCCAAGATGGCCATGAGCAATGGATCGCTTGCCACGTCCAGCGAATTCGAGGCAGCCGGCTACACCTGGTACATCAGATACTACCCCAACGGGATGTCGTCTTATGGCGTCGACCACATCTCCCTTTACCTCAGGCTCGCCGATCGCCACGTCGGCACCACTCTTGTCAACGCTAGGTTCCGGTTCAGCCTGATACCACCTCACGGTGGAGATGggccgtggtggcggcggtggcggccgcggccgcggccgtacAGCGAAAGCGCCGCAGCCGAATTCGGGCACGCGATGCATTCCTCCGGTCCGGGCTTCCCGCGTTTCATCAGGAGGGATGCCCTGGAGAGGTCGGGGTACATACAGGACGATTGCTTCGCCATCCGGTGCGACATCCACGTCGTGTCGACGACGTAG